The following coding sequences are from one Triticum aestivum cultivar Chinese Spring chromosome 5A, IWGSC CS RefSeq v2.1, whole genome shotgun sequence window:
- the LOC123102727 gene encoding ureide permease 1, whose amino-acid sequence MSMDHALACASSLVPCQEVVEEPLLNSLLSIKQGLNMFIIEDKGGAIAIMCASLFFLGTWPAVLTLLERRGRLPQHTYLDYSITNLLAAVLIALTFGQLGDAKHNMPNFFTQLSQDNWPSVMFAMAGGVVLSVGNLSTQYAWAYVGLSVTEVISSSMVVVIGTTLNYFLDNRINKAEILFTGVACFLVAVILGSAVHASNAADNEKKLSESTNTYKLGTDGGTERGKQVIDKDAPKDMENGASAECDTKAEAGTAEYLIELEERRSIKVFGSSTFIGLGIVFFSGVCFSLFSPAINLATNDQWHTLKDGVPHLVVYTAFFYFSISCFVVGIGLNILFLYRPMAGVPKSSFKAYLNDWEGRQWALLAGFLCGFGNGFQFMGGQAAGYAAADAVQALPLVSTLWGILLFGEYRKSSKKTYTLLVFMLLMFIAAVATLMASAGHRSTK is encoded by the exons GTGGTTGAAGAGCCCCTGCTGAATTCCTTGCTCTCCATCAAACAAGGCCTCAACATGTTCATCATAGAAGACAAAGGGGGCGCCATTGCCATCATGTGCGCCTCCCTCTTTTTTCTGGGCACGTGGCCAGCGGTGCTTACCCTCTTGGAGCGCCGGGGACGGCTGCCGCAGCACACATACCTCGACTACTCCATAACGAACCTCCTTGCGGCCGTCCTCATAGCGCTTACCTTCGGCCAGCTTGGGGATGCAAAGCACAACATGCCCAATTTCTTCACTCAGCTCAGTCAG GACAACTGGCCTTCAGTGATGTTTGCAATGGCAGGGGGTGTTGTGCTCAGTGTTGGGAACCTCTCAACACAGTATGCTTGGGCATATGTGGGCCTCTCAGTCACTGAGGTTATCAGCTCAAGCATGGTTGTTGTTATAG GCACGACACTAAATTACTTCCTAGACAATCGCATCAACAAGGCAGAGATTCTTTTCACTGGAGTGGCATGCTTCCTTGTTGCAGTCATCCTTGGCTCTGCTGTTCATGCTTCCAATGCGGCTGACAATGAAAAGAAACTCAGTGAATCCACAAATACCTACAAACTTGG GACGGATGGAGGTACGGAGAGAGGCAAACAAGTTATAGACAAAG ATGCTCCGAAGGACATGGAGAATGGAGCTTCTGCAGAGTGTGACACCAAAGCCGAAGCTGGAACTGCAGAATACCTAATTGAGCTCGAAGAGCGCCGTTCAATTAAG GTATTTGGATCAAGCACCTTTATAGGGCTTGGGATAGTTTTCTTTTCTGGCGTCTGCTTCTCTCTCTTCTCCCCGGCGATCAACCTGGCCACCAATGACCAGTGGCACACCCTGAAAGACGGTGTCCCGCATTTGGTGGTCTACACCGCCTTCTTCTACTTCTCCATTTCGTGTTTTGTCGTCGGTATCGGGTTGAACATCTTGTTCCTCTACCGTCCAATGGCGGGCGTGCCAAAGTCATCCTTCAAGGCCTACCTGAATGACTGGGAAGGCAGGCAATGGGCTCTTCTTGCCGGCTTCCTTTGCGGTTTCGGCAATGGCTTCCAATTCATGGGTGGTCAGGCTGCTGGTTATGCAGCTGCTGATGCTGTTCAG GCATTGCCGCTTGTGAGCACACTTTGGGGTATCCTGCTATTTGGGGAGTACCGAAAGTCGTCGAAGAAAACGTATACTCTGCTCGTGTTCATGCTGCTCATGTTTATCGCAGCTGTAGCAACACTCATGGCTTCAGCAGGTCACAGGAGCACAAAATGA